A genomic segment from Bosea sp. OAE506 encodes:
- a CDS encoding aminotransferase class V-fold PLP-dependent enzyme — protein sequence MSVANGRHILAMPGPTNIPDRVLQAMMRPAEELASKTIVNLTESVLADLKRVFRTTGETFVYAANGHGGWEAALTNVLSRSDKVLVLASGRFAIGWGEMAAFMGADVEVLPGSWRAAIDPAAVEARLRADDGHAIKAVLMVQIDTASGVVNDVPAVRRAIDAAGHPALFMVDGVASVGCMPFEMDAWGVDVAMSASQKGLMTSPGLAFVAANEKAIAAHKTATMKTLYWDWSSRMNTLAYMKHCGTAPEHLLFGLRAALDMIFEEGLEAVWERHRLLAGATHAAVSRWAEGQAVTFNVTDPVQRAPSVTPVLVQGIETATLTDFARDTGGVSLGLGIGELSGKAFRIAHMGHVNAPTVLGTLAVVEMTLQAKGVPHGSGGVDAAVAYLGAATA from the coding sequence ATGAGCGTCGCCAACGGCCGGCACATCCTCGCGATGCCGGGACCGACCAACATTCCCGACCGCGTGCTGCAGGCGATGATGCGCCCGGCCGAGGAACTCGCCTCGAAGACGATCGTCAACCTGACCGAATCCGTCCTGGCCGATCTCAAGCGCGTCTTCCGCACCACCGGCGAGACCTTCGTCTACGCCGCCAACGGCCATGGCGGCTGGGAAGCGGCGCTGACCAATGTGCTCTCGCGCAGCGACAAGGTGCTGGTGCTGGCGAGCGGGCGCTTCGCCATCGGCTGGGGCGAGATGGCCGCCTTCATGGGCGCCGATGTCGAGGTGCTGCCGGGCAGCTGGCGCGCCGCGATCGACCCCGCCGCCGTCGAGGCGCGGCTGCGCGCCGATGACGGCCACGCCATCAAGGCCGTGCTGATGGTGCAGATCGACACCGCCTCGGGCGTCGTCAACGACGTCCCGGCCGTGCGCCGCGCCATCGACGCCGCCGGCCACCCGGCCCTGTTCATGGTCGACGGCGTCGCCTCCGTCGGCTGCATGCCCTTCGAGATGGACGCCTGGGGCGTCGATGTCGCCATGTCGGCCTCGCAGAAGGGACTGATGACCTCGCCGGGCCTGGCCTTCGTCGCCGCCAACGAGAAGGCCATCGCTGCCCACAAGACCGCGACGATGAAGACGCTCTATTGGGACTGGTCGTCCCGGATGAACACGCTCGCCTATATGAAGCATTGCGGCACGGCACCGGAGCACCTGCTCTTCGGGCTGCGCGCGGCGCTCGACATGATCTTCGAGGAAGGGCTGGAGGCCGTCTGGGAGCGCCACCGCCTCCTCGCCGGCGCGACCCATGCCGCCGTCTCGCGCTGGGCCGAGGGTCAGGCCGTGACCTTCAACGTCACCGATCCCGTCCAGCGCGCCCCCTCGGTGACGCCGGTGCTGGTCCAGGGCATCGAGACGGCCACCCTCACCGACTTTGCCCGCGACACCGGCGGCGTCTCGCTCGGCCTCGGCATCGGCGAGCTCAGCGGCAAGGCTTTCCGCATCGCCCATATGGGCCATGTCAACGCGCCGACCGTGCTCGGCACGCTCGCCGTCGTCGAGATGACGCTGCAGGCCAAGGGCGTGCCGCACGGTTCCGGCGGCGTCGATGCCGCGGTGGCCTATCTGGGTGCCGCGACGGCCTGA
- a CDS encoding PIN domain-containing protein, with protein MIYVFDANSFSEMSPYFPDIFPTFWTRFEEALAAGEITSTREVLRELTDGPRHHVLDWCNGNKAIFATPDAQETAFVGKIFAIPHFQGLISEKSRLRGTPVADPFLIARASVLHGTVVSEESPKPNKPNIPAVCQHFGVPCMKLGDFLRAKGWSF; from the coding sequence ATGATTTATGTCTTCGATGCCAATTCGTTTTCTGAGATGAGCCCTTATTTCCCTGATATTTTTCCCACGTTCTGGACCAGATTTGAAGAAGCCTTGGCAGCCGGGGAGATAACCTCGACGCGCGAAGTTTTGCGCGAGTTGACGGACGGTCCGCGGCATCATGTCCTAGACTGGTGCAATGGCAACAAGGCGATCTTTGCCACTCCCGACGCACAAGAAACGGCGTTTGTCGGAAAGATATTTGCAATCCCGCATTTTCAGGGTTTGATTAGCGAGAAATCGCGGCTGCGCGGCACGCCGGTTGCTGACCCGTTCCTGATCGCTCGGGCGTCCGTGCTTCACGGCACGGTCGTCAGCGAGGAAAGCCCAAAGCCTAACAAGCCCAACATTCCCGCTGTCTGCCAGCATTTCGGCGTGCCTTGCATGAAGCTGGGCGACTTTCTCAGGGCGAAGGGCTGGTCCTTCTAG
- the uvrA gene encoding excinuclease ABC subunit UvrA yields MFDEARKTDSRMITVRGAREHNLKNVDLAIPRDKLVVFTGLSGSGKSSLAFDTIYAEGQRRYVESLSAYARQFLEMMSKPDVDQIDGLSPAISIEQKTTSKNPRSTVGTVTEIHDYMRLLWARAGIPYSPATGLPIESQTVQQMVDRLVELPEKTRGYLLAPVVRGRKGEFRKEMAEWLKRGFQRVKINGEFVEIPDAPALDKKFKHDIDVVVDRLVIRPDLGARLADSLEQALDLTDGIAVFEYADEKEENGEPRRIVFSSKFACPVSGFTIPEIEPRLFSFNNPFGACPACDGLGHEMRIDPDMIVPDPSLSLKKGAIAPWAKSTSPYYGQTLEALARHLGFSMTKPWAELPDSAKISILFGTGAEPVRMAYNDGLRAYEVRKPFEGVITNMERRWKETESDWAREEIGRFMSETPCKACQGFRLKPEALAVKLDRHHIGEISRLSVKDALDWVTRLPSRLSQKQNEIAPRILKEIRDRLTFLLDVGLEYLTLARASGTLSGGESQRIRLASQIGSGLTGVLYVLDEPSIGLHQRDNERLLGTLRRLRDLGNTVIVVEHDEDAILTADYVVDVGPGAGIHGGRIVAQGTPQQILDNPDSLTGKYLTGEMSVAVPVRRRKAQKGRSLKIVGARGNNLKDVTVEIPLGLFTCITGVSGGGKSTLVIDTLYKAVARKLNGAIDHPAPHDRIEGIEHLDKVIDIDQSPIGRTPRSNPATYTGAFTPIRDWFSGLPEAKARGYQPGRFSFNVKGGRCEACQGDGVIKIEMHFLPDVYVTCDVCKGKRYDRETLEVKYRDHSIADVLDMSVEEAKDLFKAVPSIRDKMETLARVGLDYVKVGQQATTLSGGEAQRVKLSKELSKRATGRTLYILDEPTTGLHFHDVAKLMEVLHELVEQGNSVVVIEHNLEVVKTADWVIDMGPEGGDGGGVVVAEGTPEAIVKAGKGHTARFLKEVLERRPIAKGKAVAREAAE; encoded by the coding sequence ATGTTCGACGAGGCCCGCAAGACCGACTCGCGCATGATCACCGTGCGCGGCGCCCGCGAGCACAATCTCAAGAACGTCGACCTCGCGATTCCTCGCGACAAGCTCGTCGTCTTCACCGGGCTGTCGGGCTCCGGCAAATCCTCGCTCGCCTTCGACACGATCTATGCGGAAGGCCAGCGCCGCTATGTCGAGTCGCTGTCGGCTTATGCCCGCCAGTTCCTGGAGATGATGAGCAAGCCCGATGTCGACCAGATCGACGGGCTCTCCCCTGCGATCTCGATCGAGCAGAAGACGACCTCGAAGAACCCGCGCTCCACCGTCGGCACCGTCACCGAGATTCACGACTATATGCGCCTGCTCTGGGCGCGCGCCGGCATCCCCTATTCGCCCGCCACCGGCCTGCCGATCGAAAGCCAGACCGTGCAGCAGATGGTCGACCGGCTGGTCGAGCTGCCTGAGAAGACGCGCGGCTACCTGCTCGCCCCCGTGGTGCGCGGCCGCAAGGGCGAGTTCCGCAAGGAGATGGCGGAGTGGCTGAAGCGCGGCTTCCAGCGCGTCAAGATCAATGGCGAGTTCGTCGAGATTCCCGATGCGCCCGCGCTCGACAAGAAGTTCAAGCATGACATCGACGTCGTCGTCGATCGCCTTGTGATCAGGCCCGATCTCGGCGCCCGGCTCGCCGACTCGCTGGAGCAGGCGCTCGACCTCACCGACGGCATCGCCGTCTTCGAATATGCCGATGAGAAGGAGGAGAATGGCGAGCCGCGCCGCATCGTCTTCTCCTCGAAATTCGCCTGCCCGGTCTCCGGCTTCACGATTCCCGAGATCGAGCCGCGCCTGTTCTCCTTCAACAACCCCTTCGGCGCCTGCCCGGCCTGTGACGGTCTCGGCCACGAGATGCGCATCGACCCGGACATGATCGTCCCGGATCCCTCGCTCAGCCTGAAGAAGGGCGCCATCGCCCCCTGGGCCAAGTCGACCTCGCCCTATTACGGCCAGACGCTGGAGGCGCTCGCCCGCCATCTCGGCTTCTCGATGACCAAGCCCTGGGCGGAACTCCCCGACAGCGCCAAGATCTCGATCCTGTTCGGCACCGGCGCCGAGCCGGTCCGCATGGCCTACAACGACGGGCTGCGCGCCTATGAGGTGAGGAAGCCCTTCGAGGGCGTCATCACCAATATGGAGCGGCGCTGGAAGGAGACGGAGTCGGACTGGGCCCGCGAGGAGATCGGCCGCTTCATGTCCGAAACGCCGTGCAAGGCCTGCCAGGGCTTCCGCCTCAAGCCCGAGGCGCTCGCGGTCAAGCTCGATAGGCACCATATCGGCGAAATCTCGCGGCTCTCGGTCAAGGATGCGCTCGACTGGGTCACCCGCCTGCCCTCGCGCCTCAGCCAGAAGCAGAACGAGATCGCCCCGCGCATCCTCAAGGAGATCCGCGACCGGCTGACCTTCCTGCTCGATGTCGGGCTGGAATACCTGACGCTGGCCCGCGCCTCGGGCACGCTTTCGGGCGGCGAAAGCCAGCGCATCCGGCTCGCCAGCCAGATCGGCTCCGGCCTCACCGGCGTGCTCTATGTGCTCGACGAGCCCTCGATCGGCCTGCACCAGCGCGACAATGAGCGGCTGCTCGGCACGCTGCGCCGCCTGCGCGACCTCGGCAACACCGTCATCGTCGTCGAGCATGACGAGGATGCGATCCTCACCGCCGATTACGTCGTCGATGTCGGCCCCGGCGCCGGCATCCATGGCGGGCGCATCGTCGCCCAGGGCACGCCGCAGCAGATCCTCGACAATCCCGACTCGCTCACCGGCAAATACCTCACCGGCGAGATGTCGGTCGCGGTGCCGGTGCGCCGCCGCAAGGCGCAGAAGGGTCGTTCGCTCAAAATCGTCGGCGCCCGAGGCAACAACCTCAAGGATGTCACGGTCGAGATCCCGCTCGGGCTGTTCACCTGCATCACCGGCGTCTCGGGCGGCGGCAAGTCGACGCTGGTCATCGACACGCTCTACAAGGCGGTGGCGCGCAAGCTCAACGGCGCGATCGACCACCCCGCCCCGCATGACCGCATCGAGGGCATCGAGCATCTCGACAAGGTCATCGACATCGACCAGTCGCCGATCGGCCGCACCCCGCGCTCCAACCCGGCGACCTATACGGGCGCCTTCACGCCGATCCGGGACTGGTTCTCCGGCCTGCCCGAGGCCAAGGCGCGCGGCTATCAGCCGGGCCGCTTCTCGTTCAACGTCAAGGGCGGCCGCTGCGAGGCCTGCCAGGGCGACGGCGTCATCAAGATCGAGATGCACTTCCTGCCGGATGTCTACGTCACCTGCGACGTCTGCAAGGGCAAGCGCTACGACCGCGAGACGCTGGAGGTCAAATACCGCGACCACTCCATCGCCGATGTGCTCGACATGTCCGTCGAGGAGGCCAAGGACCTGTTCAAGGCCGTGCCCTCGATCCGCGACAAGATGGAGACGCTCGCCCGCGTCGGGCTCGACTATGTCAAGGTCGGCCAGCAGGCGACGACGCTCTCGGGCGGCGAGGCCCAGCGCGTGAAGCTCTCCAAGGAGCTCTCCAAGCGCGCCACCGGCCGCACCCTCTACATCCTGGACGAGCCGACCACCGGCCTGCATTTCCACGACGTCGCCAAGCTCATGGAGGTGCTGCACGAGCTGGTCGAGCAGGGCAATTCCGTCGTCGTCATCGAGCACAACCTCGAAGTGGTGAAGACGGCCGACTGGGTGATCGACATGGGCCCCGAGGGCGGCGACGGCGGCGGCGTCGTGGTGGCCGAGGGCACGCCCGAGGCCATCGTCAAGGCCGGCAAGGGCCACACCGCGCGCTTCCTCAAGGAGGTGCTGGAGCGCCGGCCGATTGCGAAGGGCAAGGCGGTGGCGCGGGAGGCGGCGGAGTAG